Proteins encoded in a region of the Zea mays cultivar B73 chromosome 4, Zm-B73-REFERENCE-NAM-5.0, whole genome shotgun sequence genome:
- the LOC100383322 gene encoding uncharacterized LOC100383322 — MGCGPSIPDKYTIGGKGRKRRSVIQEVAVFVPTIRIPVASDIAHPLRGIVSKDLVDRLSTLRAHVASLAEEIYHADVSAVQELQHALEEYLPVVLGLTTKESRLESSVQFRWKTLDDDQECCLASAWYEVLSVVHMMAMLALFEANLLLIPKSSQGGGERKVAEDAKKDVVDSLLRASGCLDYSVHRILVQIPAQVKKGFPSYLQEGMLEAISIQALAQCVEIQLGLASECEKATLSVKRRLACEQVSYFSQAHYCLSGCDTSDSYGKKLLLFLKWKWMEAKAVAYYYHGLVLDKGGEPANHISAVCCLSAADDLLSDSKRACLSFCLANPVTRVPPPWGVMKNMHKKIPDVAYKKFQAHGHLFEQNKNSALQSVPDLPEFALSLRPDGYELPSTDSIWDNVDGQPQIQSLKEHMIDDEDEVGTK, encoded by the exons ATGGGGTGTGGCCCATCAATCCCCGACAAGTACACGATAGGTGGGAAGGGGCGCAAGCGCCGGAGCGTCATACAGGAGGTTGCCGTGTTCGTGCCCACCATCCGCATCCCAGTGGCCTCTGACATAGCTCATCCGCTCAGGGGAATAGTTTCCAAGGATCTTGTCGACCGACTCTCCACACTCCGTGCCCATGTCGCCTCGCTGGCTGAAGAAATCT ATCACGCGGACGTATCAGCTGTTCAAGAACTGCAGCATGCGCTAGAGGAGTACTTGCCAGTTGTTCTTGGTTTAACAACGAAAG AGAGCCGTCTTGAATCGTCAGTACAGTTCAGATGGAAGACCTTAGACGACGACCAG GAGTGTTGTCTGGCGAGCGCGTGGTATGAGGTGCTCTCGGTGGTCCACATGATGGCCATGCTTGCGTTGTTTGAGGCTAACCTATTGCTCATCCCAAAGAGCAGCCAAGGTGGTGGTGAAAGGAAGGTAGCAGAAG ACGCAAAGAAGGATGTCGTCGATTCATTGCTCAGGGCGTCGGGATGCTTAGACTACTCCGTGCATCGCATACTTGTTCAGATACCTGCGCAAGTCAA GAAGGGTTTTCCCAGTTACTTGCAGGAGGGCATGCTTGAGGCCATCTCAATTCAGGCATTGGCTCAG TGTGTGGAAATACAGCTTGGCTTGGCTTCTGAATGTGAGAAGGCAACGCTGTCAGTAAAGAGGAGGCTAGCTTGTGAGCAAGTCAGCTATTTTTCTCAG GCTCACTATTGTCTGTCGGGATGCGATACGAGTGACTCGTACGGGAAGAAGCTTCTGCTGTTCCTCAAGTGGAagtggatggaggccaag GCTGTAGCGTATTACTACCATGGTCTGGTGCTCGACAAGGGCGGCGAACCGGCAAACCATATCAGTGCAGTCTGCTGCCTCTCTGCAGCTGATGACCTGCTCTCAGACAGCAAAAGGGCTTGCTTGAGTTTTTGCTTGGCAAATCCTGTCACGAG GGTGCCTCCTCCTTGGGGTGTCATGAAAAACATGCACAAAAAGATCCCAGATGTCGCTTACAAGAAGTTCCAAGCGCACGGGCATCTGTTTGAGCAAAACAAGAACAG CGCACTCCAATCCGTTCCTGACCTACCAGAGTTTGCGCTGTCGCTGAGACCGGATGGATACGAGTTGCCAAGCACTGATTCGATCTGGGATAATGTTGATGGCCAACCTCAGATTCAAAGCCTCAAGGAGCATATGATAGATGACGAAGATGAAGTAGGCACAAAATGA